The DNA region GAGCCACAGGCACGAGTTTGGCAAAAAACAGGGATATAGCATTACTGTTAATTACGCTTACGCAACCAATAAGATTTTGTTTTATGCCCAGCCCGATTACCCGGGCCGTGAGTGGCAGGCTTTAAAGGGCACAAGCATTAACCAGATCTACGGTTACACGGCCCTCGGCTTGTTTAAAAGTCAGCAGGATATTGACAATAGCCCATCACAGGCAAGCCTTGGTGTTACCAAACCGGGTGATATTAAGTATAAAGACCTGAACGGGGATAAGGTGATTAACAGTCTTGATGCCGGTTATCTCCCGGGAAAAGTGGCCAACCCCAAATCACAATTTGGCGTGGCGCTGGGCTATCATTATGCCAATTTTGATTTGAGCGTCCTTTTTCAAGGCGGTTTGGGGGGCTCCACTTTATTGTCGGGATCTGGGGTTTATGCCTTTTCGCGCTTTGCCAGTTCGCTGGTACAGGTGGTTGATAACCACTGGGTGGCCTCAAATCCCGATGCCAATTATATGTTCCCGCGTATTTCATCGGCCGATAACGTGAACAATCAGCAAGCTTCCACCTTTTGGATCTATTCATCAAATTACCTGCGCTTAAAAACTGTTGAACTGGGTTATACCTTACCCACAACATGGATGAAAAGGATAGGGATAGAGAATGCCCGCGTCTTTGTTAACGGCATTAACCTGTTAACCTGGAGCAAGCTAAAAGATTTCAATTTCGATCCGGAAATTGGTAACAACGGTACCGGAACTTATCCGCAGCAAAAAGTGATCAACGCGGGTTTAAGATTTACATTTTAAAATATTCAACATGAAAAGCAACAAATTCATATACCTGTTTTTAATTGCCTGCATTTCTGTGGTTTCCTGCAAAAAATATCTTAACGTGGTACCAACAGAGCTGGTTACGCAGGATGCGGTTTTTAATAATATCCAAAACGCCGAAGGTGCATGGAACCATTTATACGCATCGCTCAACAATAACGATATACAGTTCATTTACGGAGGGGGAACGGTTTTAGGAGCCTGTACTGATGAATGTAAAAACCATTGGGAAAATGTGCCCGAATTACCGTTTAATTCAGGTGCATGGAACGCTACCAATAACTCGCTTGATATCTGGGGCAGGGCTTACCAGTATATCCGTTCTGCAAATATTTTCCTGGCAAATATTGATAAAACGCCCGTTCCTGCTTCGAGGAGTGATTACTACACGCCGCGCATTCCGCTGTACAAGGCGGAAGCGAGGTTTCTGCGTGCTAATCAATATTTTGAATTATTCCGAAGATACGGCGCCGTCCCTTTAATCAATACAGTTTTAGCCACAACAGATCCGGCGGCCACCACCACAACAAGGAACACCGTTGATGATGTGGTTAAATTTATCACCTCGGAATGCGACGCCATTGCTGAAATTCTACCGGTAAATTATGCCAGTGGTTCGGCAGATTATGGGCGGATAACCAAGGGTGCGGCGTTAGCATTAAAGGCCCGTACTTTACTTTATGCAGCCAGCCCTTTATTTAACGGGAACACGATGTATGCCGGTATTAAAAATGCCGATGGAACACAGTTGTTCCCTCAGTCCTATGATAACAATAAATGGCTGCTGGCGGCCAACGCAGCCAAAGCGGTGCTAAACCTGAATGTTTATTCACTATCCAATCCCAACCCGTCAAACCCTGTTGATAACTATGCGCAGTTGTTTTTTACCAGGAATTATGATGAGATCATATTGCCGTATATTATGGGGAACAACAGGAATTTCGAAGGTAATTATTTGCCTAACGGCCGGGATGCCAATGCCGTTAACGGCAACGGAAAAATGAGCGTGTTCCAGGAGTTGGTTGATTCGTACGAAATGAATAACGGCAGGCCAATAACGGACCCTCAATCGGGTTATCAGGCTACGGGCTTTTGGAATGGCGAGTTATGGGACGGTGTAAGGAATACGCCTGTGTCCAATATATCAAACATGTATAAAAACAGGGATCCCCGTTTTTACGCTACTATATTTTTTCAGTACGACGTTTGGAATTATACGAATAATGCGAGGCCTTTGAAATTTGCCTGGTTTGGCAATAACGGCGGTGGTTGCGACGGATGGCCGAAACCTGGCACCAACTGCGAAACAGGTTACAACTGGCGTAAATGGGCCGATCCTAATGTTAATCTAAAAGGTGGTGGCGACGCCAACCGTAACTTTCCGGTTATCCGTCTGGCCGAGATCTATTTGATCTATGCTGAGGCTATGAATGAATATTTAGCTGCGCCAAACAGCGATGTGTATAACGCTGTAAACGCCGTACGCAGCCGGGTATCTATGCCGGGTTTACCCATCATCGCGGCTGATAATACCAAAGAAGGTATGCGGAAAAGGATCCAAAATGAAAGACGTGTGGAGTTTGCCTTTGAAAATCAGCGTTTTTGGGATGTTCGTCGCTGGTTGATAGCTAAAACGGTGGACAACGGCAATATGCACGGCATGAACGCGAGGCCTACACCTGGAGAGTTGAACGCTACCGGTTTAGATCCTAATAGTGAAGCCGCGGGTGTTGCAGTGTTTTATAAAACGGTGGTAGACCAAACCCGTGTTTTTGCCGACAGGCATTACCTGATGCCAATACCTCAGACCGAGATCAATATCGACCCGGCACTGGTACAAAATTATGGTTGGTAACCTAAACTCTTATACCGGCTGACCCGCTTTTACCTTCGGTTTTAAAATAACAGCAGTGTAAAAGATAAAGCCGGGACGGCTAACTAAAGCGGTTGTTTTGAATAAGACAATCGCTTTAGCCTGGCCGTTGCTAAACGAAAGGTAAACGACAGGATACCTGCTATTAATTTTAGCTCACCCTTGTTTTTTTAATATTAAACAAAACCGGATTCTTTAAACCGGAAAGCTATTGTATGCCCGTTCATAACTGCTCGTCAGTTATATAAATACATAATCTGGCCGGATACGCCCGTTCAGCTCTTATGATTATTCCTGATCGCAGTTTTAAAGTCACTTATATGCTCGTCACCTACAAACATAAAACAATAACATTTTTTAAGCTGTTAGTCTGCAACCTGATTTTTTTTGCAGGTAACTCATATGGTCAAAATGGTAATCAATTAACGCCCGACCCCAAAGCTGTTGTGCAATCCGGGAACGCGCGGTTTACCGTGCTTACAGATCAACTGATAAGATTACAATGGGGGCAGTCCGCAAGTTATGACAACAGGGCCTCGCTGATTGTGGTTAACCGTAAACTGCCCGTTCCGGCATTCAGCACGCGGACGGAAAATGAATGGTTTTACCTAAAAACCAGGAAGATTGAGCTTGCCTACAAAATCAATTCAGGAGTATTTGACAGCACCAATCTAAAGATCCGTTTTTTGAATGCCGATACGGTATCGTGGAAGCCGGGGCAAAAACAAAAATTCAATTTAAAAGGAACTTCCCGCACCTTAGATGGGCAGGACGGTGAAATGAACCTGTACAGTAATCAAAAACTTCAACTGGAAGATGGCATCCTTTCGCGGGACGGCTGGTTTTTTCTGGATGATTCGCAATCTCTGAGGCTGGATAATGCTGACTGGCCCTGGGTAACCGCGCCCGGCACTCCGAAACTGGACTGGTATTTTATGGCTTATGGCGATGACTATAAATCAGCCCTTTTGGATTTTAGCAAAATTGCAGGCCACGTGCCTATGTTGCCGCGCTATGTGTTTGGTTATTGGTGGTCCAGGTATTGGAGTTACTCGGATAACGAGCTTCGGGAACTGGTCCAAAACCTCAAACGCTTTGATGTACCTACAGATGTTTTGGTAATAGATATGGATTGGCATACCAAAGGCTGGACGGGTTACACCTGGAACAAGAACCTTTTTCCTGATCCGGCCAATTTTCTGAAATGGACAAAGGACAATCATTTGAAAACCACGTTGAATCTCCATCCCGCAGATGGCATCCAACCAACAGAAGAACGTTACAATGATTTTGCAGCCTATATAAAGGCCGATTCCGCCCAAAAGAAAGTTATCCCGTTTGAGGTATCCAACAAAACATTTATGCACGGCTTATTCGACATTGTATTAAGACCGATTGAGAAAGCCGGCGTCGATTTTTGGTGGCTGGACTGGCAACAATGGCCAAACGACAATAAAATCCCCCAGTTAAGTAATACGTGGTGGCTTAATTATACATTTTTTACCGATAAGGCGATGCATAGCCAGACAAGGCCTTTGCTGTACCACCGTTGGGGCGGTTTAGGTAACCACCGTTACCAGATCGGTTTTTCGGGAGACACTTTCATGTCCTGGGAGTCATTGGCCTATGAGCCTTATTTCACAAGCACGGCGTCAAACGTTTTATATTCCTACTGGAGCCACGATATTGGCGGGCACATCCTCAAAGGAAATGAAAAAGGGGTAGAGCCTGAACTTTATACCCGTTGGCTGCAATATGGCGGCTTTAGCCCCATCATGCGAACGCATTCTACTAAAAACGCAGCTATTAAAAAAGAGATATGGAATTTTGCGCCGGAGTATGCCACAGCACAACATGATGCCATCAGGTTGCGTTACGCGCTTGTGCCCTACATTTACACCATGTCCAGGAAAACGTTTGAAACCGGCATCGGGCTTTGCCGGCCAATGTATTATGATTATGCGAAACAGCCGGAAGCTTATAGCTATAAAGAAGAGTACATGTTTGGCGATAATATGCTGATCAGGCCGGTTACGGCACCATCTAAGGATGGTTTCGCCACTGTTAAAGTTTGGTTGCCGAAAGGAAATGATTGGTATGAGTGGTCTACAGGGACTCTGCTAAAAGGAGGCCAGGTACTTGAACGTTTATTTTCAATCAACGAATACCCGGTATATGTAAAAGCCGGCTCGGTGATACCCATGTATAATGATCAAATTCAGAATCTGGACAATAATCCGAATAACCTAATCCTGGGCATATTTCCGGGAGGTAGCGGCAATTTTCAGGTTTACGAGGATAACGGAAACAATAAAAATTATAAAAATCAATTTGCCGAAACTAACATGGTATCGCGGATCGACGGCAACGAGCAGATTGTGAACATAGCACCTGCTGTTGGCAGTTATCAGGGCATGGCCGAACGGAAAAAAATTAAAATAAAGCTATTTGGTACCCAGCCGCCGTTAAAGGTATCGGTAAACGGCAAACCTCTGCAATTTAATCCGGATAACCAGGATGGCAGCTGGAATTATGATGGCGGCAATCTATGTTTAAATATTTTGCTTCCTGAACAAAGCTGCAAAGTTGCCAGGCAATTACGCATAACCTATAACGAAGCACCAGGAATCTTGACAACTGCAGGGCTTGTAGAGAAGTTCAAACGCTTGTCGATGATTACTGCGGTATTAAAAAATAGTGATAACGGTAATGATGGTATTTATATTCCGAAAAATCTTGGTATTGCGGAGGAAACTAATCGCTTACTGAGTTATGATCCAATGAATTTCGCAAACTATATTGAGAATTTTGAGCGTTGTTATAAACTTATACCAGAGGAAATTCAGTTGCTTAAGCAGGTTGGTGAGCAGGAGAGGAA from Mucilaginibacter sp. SJ includes:
- a CDS encoding RagB/SusD family nutrient uptake outer membrane protein → MKSNKFIYLFLIACISVVSCKKYLNVVPTELVTQDAVFNNIQNAEGAWNHLYASLNNNDIQFIYGGGTVLGACTDECKNHWENVPELPFNSGAWNATNNSLDIWGRAYQYIRSANIFLANIDKTPVPASRSDYYTPRIPLYKAEARFLRANQYFELFRRYGAVPLINTVLATTDPAATTTTRNTVDDVVKFITSECDAIAEILPVNYASGSADYGRITKGAALALKARTLLYAASPLFNGNTMYAGIKNADGTQLFPQSYDNNKWLLAANAAKAVLNLNVYSLSNPNPSNPVDNYAQLFFTRNYDEIILPYIMGNNRNFEGNYLPNGRDANAVNGNGKMSVFQELVDSYEMNNGRPITDPQSGYQATGFWNGELWDGVRNTPVSNISNMYKNRDPRFYATIFFQYDVWNYTNNARPLKFAWFGNNGGGCDGWPKPGTNCETGYNWRKWADPNVNLKGGGDANRNFPVIRLAEIYLIYAEAMNEYLAAPNSDVYNAVNAVRSRVSMPGLPIIAADNTKEGMRKRIQNERRVEFAFENQRFWDVRRWLIAKTVDNGNMHGMNARPTPGELNATGLDPNSEAAGVAVFYKTVVDQTRVFADRHYLMPIPQTEINIDPALVQNYGW
- a CDS encoding glycoside hydrolase family 31 protein; this encodes MLVTYKHKTITFFKLLVCNLIFFAGNSYGQNGNQLTPDPKAVVQSGNARFTVLTDQLIRLQWGQSASYDNRASLIVVNRKLPVPAFSTRTENEWFYLKTRKIELAYKINSGVFDSTNLKIRFLNADTVSWKPGQKQKFNLKGTSRTLDGQDGEMNLYSNQKLQLEDGILSRDGWFFLDDSQSLRLDNADWPWVTAPGTPKLDWYFMAYGDDYKSALLDFSKIAGHVPMLPRYVFGYWWSRYWSYSDNELRELVQNLKRFDVPTDVLVIDMDWHTKGWTGYTWNKNLFPDPANFLKWTKDNHLKTTLNLHPADGIQPTEERYNDFAAYIKADSAQKKVIPFEVSNKTFMHGLFDIVLRPIEKAGVDFWWLDWQQWPNDNKIPQLSNTWWLNYTFFTDKAMHSQTRPLLYHRWGGLGNHRYQIGFSGDTFMSWESLAYEPYFTSTASNVLYSYWSHDIGGHILKGNEKGVEPELYTRWLQYGGFSPIMRTHSTKNAAIKKEIWNFAPEYATAQHDAIRLRYALVPYIYTMSRKTFETGIGLCRPMYYDYAKQPEAYSYKEEYMFGDNMLIRPVTAPSKDGFATVKVWLPKGNDWYEWSTGTLLKGGQVLERLFSINEYPVYVKAGSVIPMYNDQIQNLDNNPNNLILGIFPGGSGNFQVYEDNGNNKNYKNQFAETNMVSRIDGNEQIVNIAPAVGSYQGMAERKKIKIKLFGTQPPLKVSVNGKPLQFNPDNQDGSWNYDGGNLCLNILLPEQSCKVARQLRITYNEAPGILTTAGLVEKFKRLSMITAVLKNSDNGNDGIYIPKNLGIAEETNRLLSYDPMNFANYIENFERCYKLIPEEIQLLKQVGEQERKNLIKLLPSVQ